A region of Litorilinea aerophila DNA encodes the following proteins:
- a CDS encoding ABC transporter permease, which translates to MTFEAKVKTQTDRPRGEGTSAPGHSAGWLLQHLEYLLVPVVLGLGLFVWDRLVVWQGYPPFILPAPAVVFRKFLLTLQDGTLVRHGLVTLLEVLLGLALGLSLAFVLGYWLGKHRGAERLLSPYIVASQSVPIVAIAPLLVIWFGSGLLSKVLVCGLITFFPTLVSTMVGIRNVDRDLYDLMRSLRASRWQIFRLLELPAALPIIFGGLKLSVILAVVGAVVGEFSGADVGLGFLINLARGVLDTPLMFVAVIALILLAQLLYLGVSLLESYCLRWQRAA; encoded by the coding sequence ATGACCTTCGAAGCAAAGGTGAAAACCCAGACGGACCGTCCCCGGGGCGAGGGGACCTCAGCGCCGGGGCATTCAGCGGGCTGGCTCCTGCAACACCTGGAGTACCTGCTGGTGCCGGTGGTGTTGGGGCTGGGCCTCTTCGTGTGGGATCGGCTGGTGGTGTGGCAGGGCTATCCGCCCTTCATCCTGCCGGCACCGGCGGTTGTCTTTCGCAAATTTCTGCTCACCCTCCAGGATGGCACCCTGGTCCGCCACGGCCTGGTGACCCTGCTGGAGGTCCTTTTGGGACTGGCCCTGGGCCTGAGTCTGGCCTTCGTCCTGGGCTATTGGCTGGGGAAACATCGGGGCGCGGAGCGGCTGCTCTCTCCCTACATCGTGGCCAGCCAGAGCGTGCCCATCGTGGCCATTGCCCCGCTGCTGGTCATCTGGTTTGGCAGCGGCCTGCTGAGCAAAGTCCTGGTTTGCGGGCTCATCACCTTCTTTCCCACCCTGGTCAGCACCATGGTGGGCATCCGCAACGTGGACCGGGACCTCTACGACCTCATGCGCAGCCTGCGGGCCAGCCGCTGGCAGATCTTCCGGCTGTTGGAGCTGCCGGCCGCGCTGCCCATCATCTTCGGCGGGCTAAAGCTGAGTGTGATCTTGGCGGTGGTGGGCGCCGTGGTGGGCGAATTCTCCGGCGCGGATGTGGGGCTGGGCTTCCTGATCAACCTGGCCCGGGGCGTGTTGGACACGCCGCTGATGTTCGTCGCCGTGATCGCCCTGATCCTGCTGGCCCAGCTCTTGTATCTGGGCGTCTCCCTGTTGGAGAGCTACTGCCTGCGCTGGCAGCGGGCAGCCTGA
- the gltX gene encoding glutamate--tRNA ligase, which produces MMTEKGKGARVRFAPSPTGPLHLGGLRTALFNWLYARHTGGQFILRIEDTDQKRYDPQSLDELMDGLRWLGLDWDEGPDIGGPYGPYIQSQRREIYADYAQRLVESGHAYRCYATAEELEAMRAEQKARGLPQGYDRRYRYISDEERARLEAEGRPSVIRFAAPLEGKTVVHDLIRGDIEMDNSRINDPVLLKSDGMPTYHLAVVVDDHLMRITHVLRGEEWISSAPLHKLLYDAFGWEMPVLVHLPVILDPSGKGKMSKRKKVVGGKEYLALVREFREAGYLPEAMFNFLVNVGWNFDPEREIFTREEAIERFDLAQINPTAAALPYAKLEWLNGVYIREMDPAELQKRLAPFLAKQLGLDEETLRTSPRLAKLIPLIQVRIKLLSEAADIVDWAFKEASEITYPDPTLLIGKNMDTDQAVAALQRGLELLRSVEPFDAATLEAAFRAAAAEMNVKVGSFFAPFRVAITGKTVAPPLFESMEVLGREEVVRRVENALQALESYAAQAV; this is translated from the coding sequence ATGATGACCGAAAAAGGCAAAGGAGCACGGGTCCGTTTTGCGCCCAGCCCAACGGGCCCGCTTCATCTGGGGGGGCTGCGCACCGCCCTCTTCAACTGGCTCTACGCCCGCCACACCGGCGGTCAGTTCATCCTCCGCATCGAAGACACGGATCAGAAGCGCTACGATCCCCAAAGCCTGGATGAACTGATGGACGGCCTGCGCTGGCTGGGCCTGGACTGGGACGAAGGCCCGGACATCGGTGGGCCCTATGGGCCTTACATCCAAAGCCAACGCCGGGAAATCTATGCTGACTACGCGCAGAGGCTGGTGGAAAGCGGCCACGCCTACCGCTGCTACGCCACGGCGGAAGAGCTGGAGGCCATGCGGGCCGAACAGAAGGCCCGAGGCCTTCCCCAGGGCTACGACCGCCGCTACCGCTACATCAGCGACGAGGAGCGGGCGCGCCTGGAAGCCGAAGGGCGCCCCTCGGTCATCCGCTTTGCCGCCCCCCTGGAAGGCAAGACCGTCGTCCACGACCTCATCCGGGGCGACATCGAAATGGACAACAGCCGGATCAACGACCCGGTCCTGCTGAAGAGCGACGGCATGCCCACCTACCACCTGGCCGTGGTGGTGGACGACCACCTCATGCGCATCACCCATGTCCTGCGCGGGGAGGAGTGGATTTCATCGGCGCCACTCCACAAACTCCTCTACGATGCCTTTGGCTGGGAAATGCCCGTGCTGGTCCACCTGCCCGTCATCCTGGATCCCAGCGGCAAGGGCAAGATGAGCAAGCGTAAGAAGGTGGTGGGCGGCAAAGAGTACCTGGCCCTGGTGCGGGAGTTCCGGGAGGCGGGCTACCTGCCGGAGGCCATGTTCAACTTCCTGGTCAACGTGGGCTGGAACTTCGACCCGGAGCGGGAGATCTTCACCCGGGAGGAGGCCATCGAACGCTTCGACCTGGCCCAGATCAACCCCACCGCCGCCGCCCTGCCCTACGCCAAACTGGAGTGGCTCAACGGCGTCTACATTCGAGAAATGGATCCGGCTGAACTGCAAAAGCGGCTGGCCCCTTTCCTGGCCAAGCAATTGGGCCTGGATGAGGAAACCTTGCGTACCAGCCCGCGCCTGGCCAAACTGATCCCGTTGATTCAGGTGCGCATCAAGCTGCTCAGCGAAGCCGCCGACATCGTGGACTGGGCCTTCAAAGAGGCGTCGGAGATCACCTATCCGGATCCCACTCTGCTCATCGGCAAGAACATGGATACCGACCAGGCGGTGGCGGCCCTTCAGCGGGGGCTGGAGCTGCTGCGCAGCGTGGAGCCCTTCGATGCGGCCACCCTGGAGGCGGCCTTCCGTGCCGCCGCCGCGGAGATGAACGTGAAGGTGGGCAGCTTTTTCGCGCCCTTCCGGGTCGCCATCACCGGCAAAACCGTGGCCCCGCCCCTGTTTGAAAGCATGGAAGTATTGGGGCGAGAAGAGGTGGTCCGCCGGGTGGAAAACGCCCTCCAGGCCCTGGAAAGCTACGCCGCCCAGGCTGTCTGA
- a CDS encoding ABC transporter permease codes for MESQNTQVAPESLPFSRRRLGPWLRAYGTFAGLLALFVTFALLRPGVFLSVNNLRNITEQVAILAIVATAMTVVMVVGDFDLSVGTLASLCGVVVADLLIRGFGLWPSIAVGLAVGLLAGMLNGLLVAYAGLSAFVATLATMTAFRGLSLWYTGGATLFSGIDESFRFIGQGMTGPVPNSVWLMLAVVAVTWFLMEQTAFGRRLYAVGGNPEASFLAGLHVRRLRLAAFLYSGLGAAIAGIVLTSRLFSAHPTAGEPLMLTSIAAVFLGMTMFREGEAHVPGTVFGVLLLGVLNNGLNILHVNSYIQNVLTGAIIVAAVLLSGLSRRAR; via the coding sequence TTGGAATCCCAAAACACCCAGGTTGCTCCTGAGTCCCTGCCCTTCTCCCGGCGGCGTCTCGGCCCGTGGCTCCGGGCATACGGCACCTTTGCCGGCCTGTTGGCCCTGTTTGTCACCTTTGCCCTGCTGCGGCCGGGCGTCTTCCTCAGCGTCAACAACCTGCGCAACATCACCGAACAGGTGGCCATCCTGGCCATTGTGGCCACTGCGATGACGGTGGTGATGGTGGTGGGCGACTTTGACCTCTCGGTGGGGACGCTGGCCAGCCTGTGTGGCGTGGTGGTGGCGGATCTGCTCATCCGGGGCTTCGGACTGTGGCCCAGCATCGCCGTGGGGCTGGCAGTGGGCCTCCTGGCGGGCATGCTCAACGGCCTGCTGGTGGCGTACGCCGGCCTCTCGGCCTTTGTGGCTACCCTGGCCACCATGACCGCCTTTCGAGGCCTTTCCCTCTGGTACACCGGCGGCGCGACCCTGTTTTCGGGCATCGATGAATCATTCCGCTTCATCGGCCAGGGCATGACCGGCCCTGTCCCCAATTCGGTCTGGCTGATGCTGGCGGTGGTGGCGGTCACCTGGTTCCTGATGGAGCAGACTGCCTTTGGCCGCCGGCTGTACGCGGTGGGCGGCAACCCGGAAGCCTCTTTCCTGGCGGGCCTCCACGTGCGCCGGCTGCGCCTGGCCGCGTTTCTCTACTCCGGCCTGGGCGCGGCCATTGCCGGCATTGTGCTCACCAGCCGACTTTTCTCGGCCCACCCCACGGCTGGCGAGCCGTTGATGCTCACCTCCATTGCCGCGGTCTTCCTGGGCATGACCATGTTCCGGGAAGGGGAGGCCCACGTGCCGGGCACCGTGTTCGGCGTGCTGCTGTTGGGGGTGCTCAACAACGGCCTGAACATCCTGCACGTCAATTCCTACATCCAGAACGTCCTGACCGGCGCCATCATCGTGGCCGCCGTGTTGCTGTCGGGCCTGTCCCGCCGGGCACGCTAA
- a CDS encoding sugar ABC transporter substrate-binding protein, translated as MNRIVRTCYLLILISILSLAGCVAPPPPTADTGASTGSETAAEATTDTASDTVTIAVVTPYMANATTKFVIDRFVAYGQEQGWEISVTDTNADFNALVSRIEDAVTQGVDAIVLGMGDPAQMTKGLESAQAAGIPVFGLDAGTGPGVVLNITSDNAQLGRETARYLVEALGGEGNVIMFTHDPHPGVRARAVAAAEVFEEAPGITVLEKKHIEVPGPVDFARSLTQDLLTAYPEPGSIAGIWAGWDEPALGAVQAIEAAGRTEIRVVGIDGTDFAKAEIAKGGPFVATIEQDFDAMAAELVRIIADYLAGNPPETDLVTIPGRLITAETLAE; from the coding sequence ATGAACCGCATCGTGCGAACCTGCTACCTGCTGATCCTCATCAGCATCCTGTCTCTGGCTGGCTGTGTGGCCCCCCCGCCGCCCACCGCCGACACCGGTGCGTCCACCGGGTCGGAAACGGCGGCAGAAGCCACCACCGACACCGCCAGCGATACCGTAACCATTGCCGTCGTGACCCCGTACATGGCCAACGCCACCACCAAGTTCGTCATCGACCGCTTTGTGGCCTACGGCCAGGAGCAGGGCTGGGAGATCTCGGTGACGGACACCAATGCCGACTTCAACGCCCTGGTCAGCCGCATCGAAGACGCGGTCACCCAGGGCGTGGACGCCATCGTCCTGGGGATGGGCGACCCGGCCCAGATGACCAAAGGCCTGGAGAGCGCCCAGGCCGCGGGCATTCCCGTCTTTGGCCTGGACGCGGGCACCGGCCCCGGCGTGGTCCTCAATATCACATCGGATAACGCCCAGTTGGGCCGGGAGACCGCCCGCTACCTGGTGGAGGCGCTGGGGGGCGAGGGCAACGTCATCATGTTCACCCACGACCCGCATCCGGGCGTCCGGGCCCGCGCTGTAGCCGCGGCGGAGGTCTTCGAGGAAGCCCCGGGTATCACCGTGCTGGAGAAGAAGCACATCGAGGTGCCCGGCCCGGTGGACTTTGCCCGCAGCCTGACCCAGGATCTGCTGACCGCCTACCCGGAGCCCGGCTCCATCGCCGGCATCTGGGCCGGGTGGGATGAGCCAGCCCTGGGCGCGGTCCAGGCCATCGAGGCCGCAGGCCGCACAGAAATTCGGGTAGTGGGCATCGACGGCACCGACTTTGCCAAGGCCGAAATTGCCAAGGGCGGCCCCTTTGTCGCCACCATCGAGCAGGACTTCGACGCCATGGCCGCCGAGCTGGTTCGCATCATCGCAGACTACCTGGCCGGCAACCCGCCGGAAACGGACCTGGTCACCATCCCCGGCCGGCTGATTACCGCCGAGACCCTGGCTGAATAG
- a CDS encoding sugar ABC transporter ATP-binding protein: protein MAPPTNSSTPVVALEHVSKTFPGVRAVDQVSLAVYPGTVHGLVGENGAGKSTLIKILAGAVPKDAGQIRVHGQPATISHVQDARRLGLAFVHQELNLVPYLDAAENIFLGHPLPQTWYGKIRWRELRRRAAQILDELGCAIPVDVPVARLSPGQQTLVAVARAFAADAALVVMDEPTATLTEREIDSLFAGIRRLVRQGAGILYVSHRLAEIFTITDWVTVMRNGQVVATRPTQSWDQEQLIRAMTGRAQEVIFPPRRQQPGPPVLWAEELHGERIQGVSFTLHQGEVLGIAGLMGSGRSELLHLLFGAARLRGGRLWLQTPAGARHPLTPRSPAHALRHGIALAPEERRTQGLLLSRPVYENVTLTHLARFARGRFLLDRQRELDATQRLAQSLGLKAASLKQPVYQLSGGNQQKVVFARCLAGTLKILLLDEPTRGIDVGAKLEVYKLIQELTAQGVAVVLVSSELPELLALSDRVLVLHEGRPAGILDATGADPEAVLRRCYGVDRPADGPMR, encoded by the coding sequence ATGGCCCCGCCCACCAATTCGAGCACCCCTGTGGTGGCCCTGGAACATGTGAGCAAAACCTTTCCCGGTGTGCGAGCCGTGGACCAGGTCTCCCTGGCCGTCTACCCGGGCACGGTACATGGGCTGGTGGGCGAAAATGGCGCGGGCAAATCCACCCTGATCAAGATCCTGGCGGGTGCCGTCCCCAAGGACGCCGGCCAGATCCGGGTCCACGGACAGCCCGCGACCATCAGCCATGTGCAGGATGCCCGACGCCTGGGCCTGGCCTTCGTGCACCAGGAGCTCAATCTGGTGCCCTACCTGGACGCGGCCGAAAATATCTTCCTGGGGCATCCCCTTCCCCAAACATGGTATGGCAAAATTCGCTGGCGCGAACTGCGCCGCCGCGCGGCCCAGATCCTGGACGAATTGGGGTGCGCCATCCCGGTGGATGTCCCCGTGGCACGGCTCTCGCCCGGGCAGCAGACCCTGGTGGCGGTCGCCCGGGCCTTTGCCGCCGATGCCGCACTGGTGGTGATGGATGAGCCGACCGCCACCCTGACGGAGCGGGAAATCGATTCGCTCTTTGCCGGGATCCGACGCCTGGTGCGCCAGGGGGCCGGCATCCTCTACGTCTCGCACCGCCTGGCTGAAATCTTCACCATCACCGACTGGGTAACGGTGATGCGGAATGGCCAGGTGGTGGCCACACGTCCCACCCAGTCCTGGGATCAGGAGCAGTTGATCCGGGCCATGACCGGCCGCGCGCAGGAGGTCATCTTTCCCCCACGCAGGCAGCAGCCCGGCCCGCCCGTCCTCTGGGCCGAGGAGCTCCATGGCGAGCGGATCCAGGGCGTCTCTTTCACCCTGCACCAGGGCGAGGTCTTGGGGATTGCCGGCCTGATGGGTTCAGGCCGCTCGGAACTGCTGCACCTGCTGTTCGGCGCAGCCCGGCTGCGAGGGGGCAGGCTCTGGCTACAGACGCCGGCCGGCGCACGGCACCCTCTGACACCCCGCTCTCCTGCCCATGCCCTGCGCCACGGCATTGCGCTGGCACCCGAGGAACGGCGCACCCAGGGGCTCCTCCTCTCCCGGCCGGTCTACGAAAATGTGACCCTGACCCACCTGGCCCGCTTTGCCCGGGGGCGCTTCCTGCTGGACCGGCAGCGTGAGCTGGACGCGACCCAACGGCTGGCCCAGAGCCTGGGGCTCAAAGCGGCCAGCCTGAAGCAGCCCGTCTACCAGCTTTCGGGTGGGAACCAGCAGAAGGTGGTCTTTGCCCGCTGTCTGGCCGGAACGTTGAAGATCCTCCTGCTGGATGAGCCGACCCGGGGCATCGATGTGGGCGCCAAATTGGAGGTGTATAAGCTGATTCAGGAGCTTACAGCGCAGGGCGTGGCCGTGGTGCTGGTCTCCTCGGAATTGCCTGAACTCCTCGCCCTGTCCGACCGGGTGCTGGTCCTCCATGAGGGACGTCCCGCCGGTATTCTGGATGCTACCGGGGCGGATCCGGAGGCGGTACTCCGCCGCTGCTACGGCGTGGATCGCCCGGCGGATGGGCCAATGCGCTAA
- a CDS encoding ABC transporter ATP-binding protein, which yields MNSSSNERAVEWPPPSSGVGQPLLVVDGVGKSFTEGPTPIRALQTVSLQVQPGEIVCLLGPSGSGKSTLLRIVGGLIRPDRGRVWFDGQPVQEPHPSMGFIFQSTNLMPWRTVLDNVLLPVEVQKGRVEARDREQAQELLALVGLDGFSHLYPRQLSGGMAQRVVLARTLLHGARLLLMDEPFGALDALTRERMNLELLRIHRLQAKTILMVTHSIAEAVFLADRVLVMSERPGRIVAQLPVDLPRPRTIDMMAGEAFGRLTLQVRRYIGEVGELD from the coding sequence ATGAATTCGTCGTCGAATGAACGGGCGGTGGAGTGGCCGCCGCCATCGTCCGGCGTCGGCCAGCCCCTCCTGGTGGTCGACGGCGTGGGCAAATCCTTCACCGAAGGCCCGACGCCCATCCGTGCCCTCCAAACCGTGAGCCTTCAGGTCCAGCCCGGCGAGATCGTCTGCCTGCTGGGCCCCAGCGGCAGCGGCAAGAGCACCTTGCTGCGCATTGTGGGCGGCCTGATCCGCCCGGACCGGGGCCGGGTCTGGTTTGACGGCCAGCCGGTGCAGGAACCTCACCCCAGCATGGGTTTCATCTTCCAGAGCACCAACCTGATGCCCTGGCGCACGGTGCTGGACAATGTGCTGCTGCCTGTGGAGGTGCAAAAGGGGCGAGTGGAGGCCCGGGACCGGGAGCAGGCCCAGGAGCTCCTGGCCCTGGTGGGCCTGGACGGCTTCAGCCATCTCTATCCCCGACAACTCTCAGGTGGCATGGCCCAACGGGTGGTGCTGGCCCGGACCCTGCTCCATGGCGCCCGTCTGCTGCTGATGGATGAGCCCTTCGGCGCGCTGGATGCCCTGACCCGGGAACGGATGAACCTGGAGCTGCTGCGGATCCATCGCCTGCAGGCCAAAACCATCCTCATGGTGACCCACAGCATTGCCGAGGCCGTCTTCCTGGCCGACCGGGTGCTGGTGATGAGCGAGCGGCCCGGCCGCATCGTGGCCCAGCTCCCGGTGGACCTGCCCCGCCCCCGCACCATTGACATGATGGCCGGCGAAGCCTTCGGCCGCCTGACCCTGCAGGTCCGCCGGTACATCGGCGAAGTAGGGGAGCTGGACTGA
- a CDS encoding ABC transporter substrate-binding protein: MRKLKLVTLLLAAVLLALAGCSPITPPGQGTGDVPALTPVTLGVGFIPNVQFAPFYVGIDQGFFAAEGLAINLDYGFENDYLKLVGTNQLQFMVGSGDQVVLGRAQGLPVRYIMAWYTRYPVVIFAKKDAGIVQPADLAGKRIGIPGPFGASYVALRGILEAAGLEEQDVHLESIGFTQAAAVSEGLVDAAVDYGVNGPVILAQAGIETTQIALDDYLQIPSNGLISNDQTLEQHPELARRLVRATLRSIQYTLEHPDEAFEIALKFVPEAGGENRAANRAVFDAVLAYWQRRPGTQPGATRLEDWQAAVAFMQRIGLVDSPVPAEELFTNEFVVE; this comes from the coding sequence ATGCGCAAACTCAAGCTTGTGACACTTCTGCTGGCGGCCGTTCTCCTGGCCCTGGCCGGGTGCAGCCCCATCACGCCGCCGGGACAAGGGACAGGGGACGTCCCGGCCCTGACGCCCGTCACCCTGGGCGTGGGCTTCATCCCCAACGTTCAGTTCGCGCCCTTCTATGTGGGCATCGATCAAGGCTTCTTCGCCGCGGAAGGACTGGCCATTAACCTGGACTACGGCTTCGAAAACGATTACCTGAAACTGGTGGGCACCAACCAGCTTCAGTTCATGGTCGGCAGCGGAGACCAGGTGGTGTTGGGACGGGCCCAGGGCTTGCCCGTCCGCTACATCATGGCCTGGTATACCCGCTATCCCGTGGTGATCTTCGCCAAAAAGGACGCCGGCATCGTCCAGCCCGCCGACCTGGCCGGCAAGCGCATCGGCATCCCAGGCCCCTTCGGCGCGTCGTACGTGGCCCTGCGGGGCATCCTGGAGGCGGCCGGCCTGGAGGAACAGGACGTTCACCTGGAGAGCATCGGCTTCACCCAGGCGGCGGCTGTGAGCGAAGGGTTGGTGGATGCGGCCGTGGACTACGGCGTCAATGGGCCGGTCATCCTGGCCCAGGCCGGCATCGAGACCACCCAGATCGCGCTGGACGACTACCTGCAGATCCCTTCCAACGGCCTGATCTCCAACGACCAGACCCTGGAGCAGCATCCTGAGCTGGCGCGCCGGCTGGTGCGGGCGACCCTCCGCTCCATTCAATACACCCTGGAGCACCCGGACGAGGCCTTCGAGATTGCCCTGAAATTTGTGCCGGAAGCCGGGGGCGAAAATCGGGCGGCCAATCGCGCCGTCTTCGACGCCGTGTTGGCCTATTGGCAGCGCCGGCCCGGCACTCAGCCCGGCGCAACCCGGCTGGAAGACTGGCAGGCCGCGGTGGCATTCATGCAGCGTATCGGGCTGGTGGACAGCCCGGTGCCGGCGGAGGAGCTCTTCACCAATGAATTCGTCGTCGAATGA
- a CDS encoding GumC domain-containing protein, whose protein sequence is MSVEPMDVPTPHQQWVAEDEIDLRQYLEVLLRWWREIVGLTLAAVVLAAVGVLILRQFQTPVYAASASVAIVRTISDVNFDPRFRTTSEDTTNSTAATARRSALVSLATSGAIAQAVAAELGDMLSEEERQPGTLVEMVTASLAQPTGSRTGDSDLIRITVEADSPEKAAAIANTWARIYVDQVNTVYGQVPDELLNSIQAELAKAQEKYQQSQAQLEQFIAQSRVDELNRLVAEKQDIIDNLQRGKRTAIAALVDEAVKARQEVIAAYLEAQTRNQLVAFNKEQEGQRALVTAYLDAVNNTQVQAFQQQVERIQQALTDASQARRRALRLVGDAQALREQVANGGPEGLTSSAQALQVLKLQSFTQLLAQNTISNIDLAMPEMTAPTSLQIQAPDATLQFLLETEPNLTVEGMLADIDALIDSLNARITRLDQQIESLTAQALSGDAYQHLGEKVPTESELIQAIQEQYPQLFQTGDVAALGEAVGTDNPLATLAREKAAALLELKELQSIPDFSTDDQPLSQAIAQLEGEVQGLKAQLEAETARGRELTQSRDLNWETLKTLNSKVAELNLARAAAGSEVRLAASAIPPVEPVPTVRLLMVVGVTGAMALMLSVFVAFVADFLGKEPFFANLRRQSSPAAG, encoded by the coding sequence ATGAGTGTAGAACCCATGGATGTACCGACGCCACACCAGCAATGGGTGGCCGAAGATGAGATCGACTTACGGCAGTATCTGGAAGTGTTGCTCCGCTGGTGGCGCGAGATTGTGGGCCTGACCCTGGCCGCGGTGGTGCTGGCCGCGGTGGGCGTCCTCATCCTGCGCCAGTTCCAGACACCTGTCTATGCGGCCAGCGCCTCGGTGGCTATTGTGCGCACCATCAGCGACGTGAACTTCGACCCCCGCTTCCGCACCACCTCTGAAGATACCACCAACAGTACAGCCGCCACTGCCCGGCGCAGCGCCCTGGTCAGCCTGGCCACCAGCGGCGCCATCGCCCAGGCCGTGGCCGCAGAGCTGGGGGATATGCTCAGCGAGGAAGAACGTCAGCCGGGCACGCTGGTAGAAATGGTTACGGCATCGCTCGCCCAGCCGACAGGGAGCCGAACCGGAGACAGCGATCTGATTCGCATCACGGTAGAGGCGGACTCGCCGGAAAAAGCCGCCGCCATCGCCAATACCTGGGCCCGCATCTACGTGGACCAGGTGAACACGGTATACGGCCAGGTGCCAGATGAACTCCTCAACTCCATCCAGGCGGAACTGGCCAAGGCCCAGGAAAAGTACCAGCAGTCCCAGGCCCAGCTGGAGCAGTTCATCGCCCAAAGCCGGGTGGACGAGCTGAATCGGCTGGTGGCCGAGAAGCAGGACATCATCGACAACCTCCAGCGGGGCAAACGCACGGCCATCGCTGCCCTGGTGGACGAAGCGGTCAAAGCCCGACAGGAAGTGATTGCAGCCTATCTGGAAGCCCAGACCCGCAATCAGCTGGTGGCTTTCAACAAAGAACAGGAAGGCCAGCGAGCCCTGGTGACCGCCTATCTGGACGCGGTGAACAACACCCAGGTCCAGGCCTTCCAGCAACAGGTGGAACGAATCCAGCAAGCCCTGACCGACGCCAGCCAGGCCCGACGCCGGGCCCTGCGGCTGGTGGGAGATGCCCAGGCGCTGCGGGAGCAGGTGGCCAATGGCGGCCCAGAGGGACTGACCAGCAGTGCCCAGGCGTTACAGGTGCTCAAGCTCCAGTCCTTTACCCAGCTCCTGGCCCAGAACACCATTTCTAACATCGACCTGGCTATGCCAGAAATGACCGCCCCCACAAGCCTGCAGATCCAGGCGCCGGATGCCACCCTGCAGTTTCTGTTGGAAACTGAGCCGAACCTGACGGTGGAGGGCATGTTGGCCGACATCGACGCCCTGATCGATTCCCTGAACGCCCGCATCACCCGGCTGGATCAGCAAATCGAAAGCCTGACGGCCCAGGCCCTGAGCGGAGACGCCTATCAGCATCTGGGCGAGAAGGTCCCCACCGAGAGCGAGCTGATTCAGGCCATCCAGGAGCAGTATCCCCAGCTCTTCCAGACGGGGGATGTGGCTGCCCTGGGCGAGGCGGTGGGCACGGACAACCCGCTGGCAACCCTGGCCCGGGAAAAGGCCGCTGCCCTCCTGGAACTGAAGGAACTCCAGAGCATTCCCGACTTCAGCACCGACGACCAGCCCCTGTCCCAGGCCATTGCACAACTGGAGGGTGAAGTCCAGGGCTTGAAGGCCCAGCTGGAGGCCGAGACGGCCCGGGGACGAGAACTTACCCAATCCCGGGACCTGAACTGGGAAACCCTGAAGACGTTGAACAGCAAGGTGGCCGAGCTCAACCTGGCCCGGGCAGCGGCGGGCAGCGAAGTGCGCCTGGCAGCTTCGGCCATCCCGCCCGTGGAGCCGGTCCCCACGGTGCGCCTGCTCATGGTCGTCGGCGTGACCGGGGCCATGGCGTTGATGCTCTCGGTCTTTGTGGCCTTTGTAGCCGATTTTCTGGGCAAGGAGCCTTTCTTCGCAAACCTGCGGCGCCAGAGTTCACCGGCCGCGGGGTAA
- a CDS encoding YIP1 family protein, which yields MEPAELPSFGRILRGALSLDEGIFATIQHAPQGLWIALAVVGLAGLSESLGQSVVLFINRVRPRRFILALAISAVSHLFGYLLWTICVWLIGNHVFDRRQALPEVAAVVGLAYAPQLLAFFELTPFLGNAFSVLLSLWSMVAILVAIRVGFQLETWQALVASGLGWALIQIYRRTVGRPIYSLGRWLARRAAGVPLQFTEKDLPRLRRRPRFLESWDRWPHRPGRSRTSHKASKEQPGG from the coding sequence ATGGAGCCGGCGGAACTGCCATCGTTCGGGCGAATACTCCGTGGCGCGCTCTCATTGGATGAGGGGATCTTCGCCACCATCCAACATGCGCCCCAGGGACTCTGGATTGCGTTGGCCGTGGTCGGGCTGGCCGGCCTGTCCGAGTCCCTGGGGCAAAGTGTGGTTCTCTTCATCAACCGGGTGCGCCCGCGCCGCTTCATCCTGGCGCTGGCCATTTCGGCCGTCAGCCACCTCTTCGGCTACCTGCTGTGGACCATCTGCGTGTGGCTGATCGGCAACCATGTCTTCGATCGGCGACAGGCCCTGCCGGAGGTGGCGGCCGTGGTCGGCCTGGCCTACGCCCCCCAGTTGCTGGCATTCTTCGAGCTGACCCCCTTTCTGGGCAACGCCTTTTCGGTGTTGCTCTCCCTGTGGAGCATGGTGGCCATCCTGGTGGCCATCCGGGTGGGCTTCCAGCTGGAGACGTGGCAGGCCCTGGTGGCCAGCGGTCTGGGCTGGGCCCTGATCCAGATCTACCGGCGCACTGTGGGGCGCCCCATCTACAGCCTGGGTCGCTGGCTGGCCCGACGCGCAGCGGGAGTCCCCCTCCAATTTACCGAAAAGGATCTCCCCCGGCTACGTCGCCGCCCTCGCTTCCTGGAAAGCTGGGACCGGTGGCCCCACCGCCCCGGCCGCTCGCGGACATCCCACAAGGCCTCAAAGGAGCAACCCGGTGGTTGA